A stretch of the Aminipila terrae genome encodes the following:
- the spoIIIAC gene encoding stage III sporulation protein AC, producing MMDVDIIFKIAGIGIAIAVINQILTKAGREDYALMTTLAGIIVVLFFIIRMISEFFETVKTLFQL from the coding sequence ATGATGGATGTTGACATCATATTTAAAATTGCCGGAATAGGGATTGCAATAGCAGTAATAAATCAGATACTTACGAAAGCTGGACGGGAAGATTATGCACTGATGACCACGTTAGCAGGAATTATCGTGGTACTTTTCTTTATCATCCGTATGATAAGTGAATTCTTTGAAACTGTAAAAACTTTATTTCAATTGTAG
- a CDS encoding SpoIIIAC/SpoIIIAD family protein yields MDIVKIALIALVGVICAQIIKGFKPEFAIYVVLATVIIIFTLALEKLMSVFSFLQSIYGNITYGKTFFPIIIKVLVVAYIADFTSQLCKDSGEGAIAGKVELAGKIIIFYLAIPILIAILQLINSVLK; encoded by the coding sequence ATGGATATAGTAAAAATCGCACTAATAGCACTTGTAGGGGTTATTTGTGCACAAATAATAAAAGGTTTCAAACCGGAATTTGCTATTTACGTTGTGCTGGCAACAGTGATAATCATATTTACTTTAGCCTTAGAAAAACTTATGTCGGTATTTTCATTTCTACAAAGTATATATGGCAATATTACATACGGAAAAACCTTTTTCCCTATCATCATAAAGGTACTGGTAGTTGCTTATATTGCTGATTTTACTTCTCAGCTTTGTAAAGACTCAGGGGAAGGAGCCATTGCGGGAAAAGTAGAACTTGCGGGGAAAATAATCATATTTTATCTGGCGATTCCAATACTGATTGCAATATTACAGCTAATAAATTCTGTATTAAAATAG
- a CDS encoding aldo/keto reductase produces the protein MQKNVLGKTDLKVTQVGFGVLTIGKTQLNMSLEEGSAVLKYALECGINFLDTAQYYDTYHYIKRALKGTNYNPVITSKCLDPSYNQMKYAVEQARKEMDRDVIDIFLLHEVRSISDWENRIGAWEYLQEAKTKGLVKAIGVSTHHVDVAEHAAQISELDVLFPLINFRSLGIRKGNGPGTKEEMAVAIKKNTEHDKGIFTMKVFGGGNLTGHYLEALDYVHTLPGVSSMMIGFGHKQEIDRIIEYIEGSLDQNYIPDITKKKIHIDEGDCEGCGACIEKCPNHAITFNDNGSAGVNHSVCLTCGYCAPVCPVRAIIMF, from the coding sequence ATGCAAAAGAATGTTCTTGGAAAAACGGATTTAAAAGTTACTCAGGTAGGATTTGGCGTACTCACTATAGGGAAAACTCAATTAAATATGTCATTGGAAGAAGGTTCTGCTGTTTTAAAATACGCTTTAGAATGCGGCATAAATTTTTTAGATACTGCACAGTATTATGACACGTATCATTATATAAAACGTGCTTTAAAAGGTACAAACTATAATCCGGTTATCACGTCCAAATGTTTAGATCCCTCTTATAATCAGATGAAGTATGCCGTTGAACAGGCAAGAAAAGAAATGGACAGAGATGTTATCGATATATTTCTTCTTCATGAAGTCAGAAGTATTTCTGATTGGGAAAACCGTATTGGGGCATGGGAATATCTTCAGGAAGCCAAAACAAAAGGTCTGGTGAAGGCAATTGGTGTTTCCACTCATCATGTAGATGTAGCTGAACATGCAGCCCAAATCTCTGAACTGGATGTACTCTTCCCTCTTATTAATTTCAGGAGTCTGGGAATCAGAAAAGGAAATGGACCAGGAACAAAAGAAGAAATGGCTGTGGCCATAAAGAAAAATACAGAGCACGATAAAGGTATTTTTACCATGAAGGTTTTTGGAGGCGGCAATTTAACGGGCCATTACCTTGAGGCCCTGGACTATGTACATACACTACCCGGAGTTTCTTCCATGATGATCGGTTTTGGACATAAACAGGAAATAGACAGGATTATTGAATATATAGAAGGGTCTTTAGATCAGAATTATATTCCTGACATTACCAAGAAGAAAATTCATATTGATGAAGGTGACTGCGAAGGTTGTGGAGCATGTATTGAAAAGTGCCCTAATCATGCAATTACTTTTAATGACAATGGTTCAGCAGGGGTAAATCATTCAGTTTGTTTAACTTGTGGCTACTGTGCACCCGTATGTCCTGTTCGTGCAATTATCATGTTTTAA
- a CDS encoding IreB family regulatory phosphoprotein, translated as MDRNTIMFNNSEKSDQKTTEDILKTVYDALDEKGYNAIDQMVGYILSGDPSYITGHNNARNIIRHIERDDLVEELLRAFLKK; from the coding sequence TTGGATAGAAACACTATTATGTTTAACAACTCAGAGAAAAGTGACCAAAAAACAACAGAAGATATTTTAAAGACCGTTTATGATGCTTTAGATGAAAAAGGTTATAATGCAATCGATCAGATGGTAGGTTATATCCTTTCAGGAGATCCTTCCTACATAACTGGGCATAACAACGCTAGAAATATCATTAGACACATTGAAAGAGATGACTTAGTGGAAGAATTACTTCGAGCATTTCTAAAAAAATAA
- the ruvX gene encoding Holliday junction resolvase RuvX → MRKLALDVGDKTIGVAVSDELLLTANGVTTIERVGIRKDAGKVMDYIREYNCDTVVVGLPKKLDGTDSIQTEKVYEFKTMLENKLKSSGMADIAVVFQDERLTTVMAEKILIEADVSRKKRKEVIDKQAAILILQGYLDKLAYQKKQKQD, encoded by the coding sequence ATGAGAAAACTTGCACTGGACGTAGGCGATAAAACAATTGGAGTCGCTGTTAGTGACGAATTACTGCTCACAGCAAACGGAGTCACAACCATAGAACGTGTAGGCATAAGAAAAGATGCTGGTAAAGTCATGGACTATATAAGAGAATATAATTGTGATACGGTAGTCGTAGGTCTTCCCAAGAAACTGGATGGAACGGACAGTATCCAGACAGAAAAAGTTTACGAATTCAAAACGATGCTTGAGAACAAGCTTAAAAGTTCAGGAATGGCTGATATAGCCGTAGTTTTCCAAGATGAGCGTCTTACTACTGTCATGGCAGAAAAAATTCTGATAGAGGCCGATGTCAGCAGAAAAAAGAGAAAAGAAGTTATAGATAAACAGGCTGCTATTTTAATCTTACAGGGATATCTTGATAAGCTGGCTTATCAAAAAAAACAGAAACAGGATTAA
- a CDS encoding CarD family transcriptional regulator yields MYKIGDLIIYGNQGVCRVDEIGIPDISGIAEDKLYYTLSPVYNDGKIFIPVDTLVYMRPVVSKSEAKNIIKQIPKIQAEIIENQNYKVMEDHYKKLLSTHKCTDLIYIIKSVYGKRKAVQLQGKNLGQTDEKFKKIAEELLNSEFALALDIPKNEVNKYIEESIKKIQKGEDML; encoded by the coding sequence ATGTATAAAATTGGAGATCTTATTATATATGGAAATCAAGGTGTCTGTAGAGTTGATGAAATTGGCATACCTGACATCTCAGGTATTGCGGAAGATAAATTATATTATACTTTATCCCCTGTATATAATGATGGAAAAATATTTATTCCCGTAGACACCTTAGTCTATATGAGGCCAGTAGTTTCAAAATCTGAGGCAAAAAATATTATAAAACAAATCCCTAAAATTCAAGCAGAAATTATTGAAAACCAGAATTATAAGGTTATGGAAGACCACTATAAGAAATTACTTTCCACTCATAAATGTACTGATTTAATATATATTATAAAATCTGTATATGGAAAAAGAAAAGCTGTACAGCTACAAGGTAAAAACTTAGGGCAGACGGATGAGAAGTTTAAAAAAATTGCAGAAGAATTACTCAACAGTGAATTTGCATTAGCTTTAGATATTCCTAAAAACGAAGTAAATAAATATATTGAGGAATCTATTAAAAAAATACAAAAAGGCGAAGATATGCTGTAG
- a CDS encoding DUF2935 domain-containing protein, with product MLSTTEYVRQSLELHLFFTRIMKEHSFFLEIGFTPRDKDFAETADNFRRAFDIILMEALILSDGVINQSFLNSGEVITPYTLKTEEVSVFYTGVPINTELTKIEESLSEGTPNNINMLEQRVNDLNVRILNLLDELIRFKTKVLSDVTSCNMFTVNYPLLIDHILREAKLYNLLIQRLEEKEKITIEQEAIEQELFWNRIMAEHSLFIRGLLDPTENELIIAANNFGNEFNQLYEESKKAMDQTLPLSEVTSESLSATTDVRNFNEQGTQGILNCKVKSIIIPLLGDHVLRESNHYLRLLNTYTK from the coding sequence ATGTTATCAACCACTGAGTATGTACGGCAATCATTAGAATTGCATTTGTTTTTTACAAGAATTATGAAGGAGCATTCATTTTTTTTGGAGATTGGGTTCACTCCTCGAGACAAAGATTTCGCAGAAACTGCAGATAATTTTAGAAGGGCATTTGATATCATTTTAATGGAAGCCCTTATTCTTTCTGACGGAGTAATCAATCAGAGCTTTCTTAACTCTGGAGAAGTCATTACTCCTTATACACTAAAAACTGAGGAAGTTTCAGTCTTTTATACTGGTGTACCTATCAATACTGAACTTACGAAGATAGAAGAAAGCTTGTCAGAAGGTACTCCAAATAATATAAATATGCTGGAGCAAAGAGTAAATGATCTTAATGTCAGGATCTTGAATCTATTAGATGAGCTCATACGGTTTAAAACAAAAGTCTTAAGTGATGTGACTTCTTGTAATATGTTTACAGTAAATTATCCACTTTTAATAGATCATATTTTACGTGAAGCAAAATTATATAATTTATTAATACAAAGGCTGGAAGAAAAAGAAAAAATAACCATTGAACAGGAGGCTATTGAGCAGGAACTTTTTTGGAATAGAATTATGGCTGAGCATTCACTTTTTATCCGTGGGCTACTTGATCCAACAGAAAATGAATTGATTATTGCTGCAAATAATTTTGGAAATGAATTTAATCAACTATACGAGGAATCCAAAAAAGCTATGGATCAGACTTTGCCTCTTTCAGAGGTAACAAGCGAAAGCTTGAGCGCTACAACAGACGTCCGTAATTTCAACGAGCAAGGCACCCAAGGCATTCTGAATTGTAAGGTTAAGTCAATAATTATCCCCCTCTTAGGAGATCATGTATTAAGAGAATCCAATCATTACCTGCGTTTGCTGAATACATACACAAAATAA
- a CDS encoding MerR family transcriptional regulator — MIYTIGEISKKLNVAPSTLRYYDKEGLIPFVERSANGIRMFNEQDLSGLELIECLKKTGMPIKEIKHFIDCCVEGDSKIQERLSIIESQRISVMEQMKEMQSMLDMLNYKTWYYQTAEKAGTCAVHDGIQLSDVPAEYHKYIEKKKHKKTENTSIKY, encoded by the coding sequence ATGATTTATACAATTGGTGAAATTTCAAAGAAACTTAATGTGGCTCCATCTACATTAAGATATTATGATAAAGAAGGATTAATCCCATTTGTAGAACGTTCTGCAAACGGAATACGTATGTTTAATGAGCAGGATTTATCAGGCTTAGAGCTTATTGAATGTTTAAAGAAAACGGGTATGCCTATTAAGGAAATCAAGCATTTTATTGATTGTTGTGTGGAGGGAGATTCTAAAATCCAGGAAAGGCTTTCCATTATTGAATCCCAGCGAATTTCTGTAATGGAACAAATGAAAGAAATGCAATCAATGCTTGATATGCTGAACTACAAGACGTGGTACTATCAAACCGCTGAAAAAGCAGGTACTTGTGCCGTACATGACGGAATACAACTATCAGATGTCCCTGCTGAATACCATAAATATATTGAAAAAAAGAAACATAAAAAAACAGAAAATACTTCTATAAAGTACTAA
- a CDS encoding cupin domain-containing protein, whose protein sequence is MERIELENISDFALGDENIAFAPYFIGKSYISLLNDNEIRIHNVTFEPGCRNNWHIHHGSGQILICVGGHGWYQETGKEARLLKSGDVVYIAPEIKHWHGAVKNEAFSHLALSVPIGSSSNEWCEAVTHEEYGKL, encoded by the coding sequence ATGGAAAGAATAGAATTGGAGAATATATCTGATTTTGCACTGGGTGATGAGAATATAGCATTTGCTCCTTATTTTATCGGTAAAAGCTATATAAGTCTCTTAAACGATAATGAAATAAGGATTCACAATGTCACCTTTGAACCAGGGTGCCGCAATAACTGGCATATTCATCATGGCTCTGGGCAAATACTTATTTGTGTTGGCGGACACGGCTGGTATCAGGAAACTGGGAAAGAGGCCAGACTTTTAAAAAGCGGGGATGTGGTTTATATCGCACCAGAAATAAAGCATTGGCATGGAGCAGTAAAAAATGAGGCATTTTCCCATTTAGCATTATCAGTGCCCATAGGAAGTTCCAGTAATGAATGGTGTGAAGCTGTTACCCATGAGGAATATGGAAAACTATAG
- a CDS encoding aldo/keto reductase has product MKYVNYGKTGLKVSRFGLGCMRFPDNEAEAIEMVRYALDHGVNYIDTAYVYQGSENITGKSLKDGYRNKTYLATKSPIWNITTYNDFEKYLDEQLKRLQTDYIDVYLLHNLGFDNWQKVKRFDGLTFLDKMVKKGKIRHTAFSYHGPLELFKEVTESYDWEMAQIQLNILDEFYQVGTQGLKYLAEKGIAAVIMEPLKGGSIVNQYPPEVKGILSNYPEKRTLVEWCFRWLYNMPEVSVVISGTSTLAQLKENLDIFHKAECNVMTTEDLNLINRIREAFEKKKGIDCTGCSYCMPCPKNVNIPEIFKLYNSVSMTDSFIDGWTYKSSIISSGAGADQCINCGLCMTYCPQNIVIPENLKKAHSLLLK; this is encoded by the coding sequence ATGAAGTATGTTAATTATGGAAAAACCGGATTAAAGGTTTCAAGATTTGGACTGGGATGTATGAGGTTCCCGGACAACGAAGCAGAAGCCATTGAAATGGTTAGATATGCTTTAGATCATGGCGTCAACTATATTGACACTGCCTACGTGTATCAAGGTAGCGAAAACATAACAGGGAAATCACTAAAAGACGGGTATAGAAACAAGACTTATTTAGCAACCAAAAGTCCTATATGGAATATCACAACATATAATGATTTTGAAAAATATCTCGATGAGCAGCTAAAGAGGCTCCAGACAGACTATATTGACGTATATCTTCTTCATAACCTGGGATTTGATAACTGGCAGAAAGTAAAACGCTTTGACGGACTTACGTTTCTTGACAAGATGGTTAAGAAGGGAAAAATAAGACACACGGCTTTTTCTTATCACGGACCTTTAGAATTATTTAAAGAAGTAACTGAGTCCTATGATTGGGAGATGGCTCAAATCCAGTTAAATATTTTGGACGAGTTTTATCAGGTAGGTACCCAAGGGCTGAAATATCTGGCAGAAAAGGGCATTGCTGCTGTAATTATGGAGCCCTTAAAAGGCGGAAGTATTGTAAACCAGTATCCCCCTGAAGTTAAGGGAATACTCAGCAATTATCCAGAAAAGCGAACACTGGTGGAATGGTGTTTCAGGTGGCTCTATAATATGCCAGAAGTTTCAGTTGTTATAAGCGGAACAAGTACATTAGCTCAATTAAAAGAAAATCTTGATATTTTTCATAAAGCCGAGTGCAACGTGATGACCACAGAAGATTTAAATCTGATAAATAGAATCAGAGAAGCCTTTGAAAAGAAGAAGGGTATTGATTGCACAGGCTGCAGCTATTGTATGCCATGTCCTAAAAATGTAAACATACCAGAAATCTTTAAATTATATAACTCTGTAAGTATGACCGATTCTTTTATAGATGGATGGACATATAAGAGTTCTATTATCTCTTCAGGAGCGGGAGCTGATCAATGTATAAATTGTGGTTTATGCATGACCTACTGTCCTCAAAATATAGTGATTCCCGAAAATCTAAAAAAGGCACATTCACTATTATTAAAGTAG
- a CDS encoding RidA family protein, producing MSDYNVVLARNTENAPKGIGPYSQTVAFSHYNNLSAQLPIDPKTGKLIAGGIKEQAEQCLKNIKAILDSINHVMSDVVRITVFVKNIKDVDAVDEVYKTFFPTYVPARTTVAVAALPMDALVQIEALVSNGEGTIPNAPQAGDLIKLTNNTANAPTSTLSTQTVAFSHYNNISAQLPIDPKTGRLVAGGVKEQAVQCLKNIKAILESIDVPFDDIVKINIFLKDLADIETVNKVYTTFFPDSAIARAVAYVPARTVIAASALQMDALVQIEAVVSHGDGTPPQAVEDRHGIVIKASNTEKAPKSSLSTQTVAFSHYNHLSAQLPIDSKTGEMVAGGVKEQAGQCLKNIKAIIESIDHVMDDVVKVNIFLKDLADMDAVDEVYKTFFPGGTPARRTVGVSALLNDALIQIDVVVANAEGTSPNA from the coding sequence ATGAGCGACTATAACGTAGTATTAGCAAGAAATACGGAAAATGCACCAAAAGGTATCGGCCCATATTCACAAACTGTAGCTTTTTCTCATTACAATAATCTTTCAGCTCAATTACCGATTGATCCGAAAACAGGTAAATTAATAGCTGGTGGTATAAAAGAACAAGCTGAACAATGCTTAAAAAATATCAAGGCAATTTTAGACAGCATCAATCATGTTATGAGTGATGTGGTTAGAATCACTGTGTTTGTTAAGAACATCAAAGATGTTGACGCTGTAGACGAAGTTTATAAAACATTCTTCCCTACTTACGTTCCTGCACGAACCACAGTGGCAGTTGCAGCTTTACCTATGGATGCTTTAGTTCAAATTGAAGCACTTGTTTCAAACGGTGAAGGTACAATTCCAAATGCTCCGCAAGCAGGTGATCTGATAAAGCTTACCAATAACACAGCAAATGCGCCAACAAGTACCCTATCTACACAAACGGTAGCTTTTTCTCATTACAATAATATTTCCGCTCAATTACCGATTGATCCCAAAACAGGTAGATTGGTAGCTGGAGGTGTAAAGGAACAAGCTGTACAGTGCTTAAAAAATATCAAGGCAATTTTAGAAAGTATCGATGTTCCTTTTGATGATATTGTAAAAATTAATATCTTCCTTAAAGACCTTGCTGATATTGAAACTGTCAACAAAGTATATACTACATTTTTCCCAGATTCAGCTATCGCCAGGGCTGTAGCTTATGTTCCTGCTCGTACAGTAATTGCAGCTTCAGCTTTACAGATGGATGCATTGGTACAAATTGAAGCTGTGGTTTCACACGGAGATGGTACACCTCCACAAGCTGTGGAAGACAGACATGGAATCGTTATAAAAGCAAGTAATACGGAAAAGGCTCCAAAGAGTTCTCTATCCACACAAACGGTTGCATTTTCTCATTATAATCACCTTTCAGCTCAATTACCAATCGATTCAAAAACAGGTGAAATGGTAGCTGGTGGTGTAAAAGAACAGGCAGGACAGTGCCTAAAGAATATTAAGGCAATTATAGAAAGTATTGACCATGTGATGGACGATGTAGTTAAAGTAAATATCTTCCTTAAAGATCTTGCAGATATGGATGCTGTAGACGAAGTTTATAAAACATTCTTCCCAGGTGGTACTCCTGCCCGAAGGACAGTTGGCGTATCCGCTTTGCTGAATGATGCTTTAATCCAAATTGATGTGGTTGTAGCAAATGCTGAAGGAACATCTCCTAACGCATAA
- a CDS encoding MerR family DNA-binding transcriptional regulator, with translation MKDKFLIGELSKIFNISTDTLRHYDKIDLIKPEYDENNDYRYYSIRNFFKLSRILFLKNLDISLGEIKKYMGNKNTNSLLCLLKKKEEEIDIKINKLVNLKKKIQTKLELFENIEDQLDQIIIKKIPQRIGEFIDINDLKSDYEIKQTLKRNEKYFRISSWLIEGQIYTSLSKENMNSGILNKFRYFIEIVPFDPEICKQLTVIPENEYVCIAFLGPYTDMGKHYQLLIRWIEENGYQIAGDSIEKNIVDYDFSDSENEYITEIQIPIIKKN, from the coding sequence ATGAAAGATAAATTTTTAATTGGAGAACTGTCAAAAATATTTAATATTAGCACTGACACCCTTAGGCATTATGACAAGATTGATCTAATTAAACCTGAGTATGATGAAAATAATGACTATCGCTACTACAGCATCAGAAACTTTTTCAAGCTAAGTAGAATCCTTTTTTTAAAAAACCTTGATATTTCATTAGGTGAAATAAAAAAATACATGGGTAACAAGAATACAAACAGCCTGCTTTGCCTGTTGAAAAAAAAGGAAGAGGAAATTGATATAAAAATTAACAAACTGGTAAATCTAAAAAAGAAAATTCAGACAAAGCTCGAACTTTTTGAAAATATAGAGGACCAGTTGGATCAAATAATTATCAAGAAAATTCCCCAAAGAATAGGGGAGTTTATAGATATCAATGATCTTAAAAGTGATTATGAAATCAAGCAGACTTTAAAACGTAACGAAAAATATTTCAGAATAAGCTCCTGGCTTATTGAAGGACAGATTTATACTTCATTATCCAAGGAAAACATGAATAGTGGGATTTTAAATAAATTCAGATATTTTATTGAAATTGTGCCCTTTGATCCGGAGATTTGTAAGCAATTGACGGTAATTCCTGAAAACGAGTATGTTTGTATTGCATTTTTAGGACCCTACACGGATATGGGAAAGCATTATCAACTACTTATCCGATGGATTGAGGAAAATGGATATCAGATTGCAGGAGACTCCATTGAAAAAAATATAGTTGATTATGATTTTTCCGACTCTGAGAATGAATACATTACAGAAATTCAAATTCCTATAATAAAAAAGAACTAG
- a CDS encoding flavodoxin family protein encodes MMKILLLNGSPRIIGNTGTALKEIRTGIQSNIPEAEVELSEVSEFKLSGCTNCDACRKNGGNCIIPDDSAKIIQKIYDTDVLILGTPVYYWGMTSQLKIVIDKLYSKDDQLRKQKKKLGIVAVGEASLDDLEYKLISDQFECICNYFGWSLIFNQSVCAFEAGDLAKDRVRLQDLNILWKSIK; translated from the coding sequence ATGATGAAAATTTTATTATTAAATGGCAGCCCCAGAATAATTGGAAACACGGGGACTGCACTAAAGGAAATACGTACAGGAATTCAATCTAATATTCCAGAAGCGGAAGTTGAGCTATCTGAAGTTTCAGAGTTCAAACTCAGTGGATGTACTAACTGTGATGCCTGTAGAAAAAACGGCGGTAATTGCATAATTCCAGATGACAGCGCTAAAATTATTCAAAAGATTTATGATACTGACGTACTTATTCTTGGCACTCCTGTTTACTACTGGGGTATGACTTCTCAATTAAAAATAGTCATTGACAAATTATACTCCAAAGACGATCAACTTCGTAAGCAAAAGAAGAAACTGGGAATCGTGGCCGTTGGAGAGGCTTCTTTGGATGATTTGGAATATAAACTAATCAGTGATCAATTTGAATGCATTTGCAACTATTTTGGCTGGAGTCTCATTTTCAATCAATCTGTTTGCGCTTTTGAGGCAGGGGATTTAGCCAAGGATAGAGTTCGGCTTCAAGACTTAAATATTCTTTGGAAATCCATAAAATGA
- a CDS encoding multicopper oxidase domain-containing protein — protein sequence MIITPNINNLPFMIQNGIKYFELIAEPVEQEILPGLFIKGWGYNGSIPGPTIQVKSGDYVNIRVINYLPEPTSVHWHGLDVPNNMDGVPDVEPSPKIRPGEYFDYQFRITNPQEHICTTPMLILQCSK from the coding sequence ATGATAATTACTCCAAATATTAACAATCTTCCTTTTATGATACAAAACGGCATAAAATATTTTGAATTAATTGCTGAACCGGTTGAACAAGAAATATTACCGGGATTGTTTATAAAAGGGTGGGGGTATAATGGAAGTATACCAGGCCCAACAATTCAAGTAAAATCAGGTGATTATGTAAACATTCGTGTTATAAATTACTTACCAGAACCCACAAGTGTTCATTGGCATGGACTTGATGTACCTAATAATATGGATGGGGTTCCAGATGTAGAACCTTCTCCCAAAATAAGACCAGGAGAATACTTTGATTATCAATTTAGAATAACTAATCCCCAGGAACACATATGTACCACACCCATGTTGATTCTTCAATGCAGCAAATGA
- a CDS encoding multicopper oxidase domain-containing protein — MGGAFIITESHQEDCRDYFYMLQEFKIKDLKAGEVKPGIYEIDPHSMEFNFFTMNGRCFPYLDPIHVELDETVRIRLGNIGHDSHPMHLHGHQFVVSASDGNSVHFGNRPVKNTINVASGETYDIEFLANNPGIWPFHCHIPHHMCNNMTKPFGGMSTIIIYMN, encoded by the coding sequence TTGGGAGGGGCTTTTATTATAACTGAATCACACCAAGAGGATTGCAGAGACTACTTTTATATGCTCCAGGAATTTAAGATTAAAGACTTAAAAGCCGGAGAGGTGAAACCTGGAATATACGAAATTGATCCTCATAGCATGGAATTTAACTTTTTTACAATGAATGGGCGCTGTTTCCCTTATCTGGATCCGATTCATGTTGAATTAGATGAAACTGTCAGAATCAGGCTTGGCAATATCGGACACGATTCTCATCCAATGCATCTTCATGGCCACCAATTTGTGGTATCAGCTAGCGATGGAAACTCTGTTCATTTTGGAAACAGACCTGTGAAGAACACTATAAATGTGGCATCTGGTGAAACATATGATATAGAGTTCCTTGCAAATAATCCTGGAATATGGCCATTTCATTGTCATATTCCACACCATATGTGCAACAATATGACGAAGCCATTTGGAGGGATGTCAACCATCATTATTTATATGAACTGA
- a CDS encoding DUF2127 domain-containing protein has product MKKTRAINMTGILHEGFNIGILLKAINGTLEIIGGILLMILNPTRLNSIIVLLTQNELSEDPRDILANYMVKLSYQFSVNTQYFWVFYLISHGLIKLILILLLWKRKLWAYPLTIFALILFVTYQIYRYTIYHSTWLIFLTILDILIILLTFVEYKRIKNYS; this is encoded by the coding sequence ATGAAAAAAACACGGGCAATTAATATGACAGGCATACTTCATGAAGGGTTTAACATTGGAATATTACTAAAGGCAATTAACGGAACTTTAGAAATTATAGGTGGGATTTTGCTGATGATTCTAAACCCCACCAGATTAAATAGCATAATAGTTTTATTGACACAGAATGAATTATCAGAAGATCCCAGGGATATTCTGGCTAATTATATGGTTAAATTAAGTTATCAGTTTTCTGTAAATACACAATACTTTTGGGTTTTTTATTTAATTTCTCACGGTCTTATTAAATTAATTCTTATATTATTGCTATGGAAAAGGAAACTATGGGCTTATCCTCTTACTATATTTGCCTTGATTCTGTTCGTTACTTATCAGATATACAGATATACGATTTATCATTCAACATGGCTGATATTCCTGACCATACTTGACATTCTAATAATATTATTAACTTTCGTTGAGTATAAAAGAATAAAAAACTATTCTTAG